The Avibacterium sp. 20-132 genome segment TGTTTAATTCATCGTGGCTTAAAATGATTGAAACAGGTTCTGCATTCCCACCATAAACGATTGCAGGAATTTGACCATTATGACGCAGGCGGCGGCTCGCACCCTTACCTTGCGCTGTACGCACTTCAGCGTTAAATTTGAATGACATAATTGTATTCTCTTTAATAAAAAGTTAATCGAAAAAATCGCAGGCGACCCAGCGATTTCATAAAATCAAGCTCAAAGGAATCTTTGAGGTCGCAAATTATAATCAATGCCCGCCCTTAAGGCAAATAGAAATCCACTTATTTCCACATTTTTAATGGCTATTTTCACAAAAAAAGTTACAATAATCAGCATCTTGAATTTCACCATTGTGGCAAATTAAATGCGGATTTGATATGGAATTTTTAATCAACTTTTTTACTGACTATGGCTATTTCGCGGTACTGTTTGTTTTAATTATCTGTGGTTTTGGTGTGCCAATTCCTGAAGACATCACCCTTGTTTCAGGCGGGGTAATTTCTGGCTTAGGCTATACCAATCCACATATTATGCTGGTAGTCAGTATATTGGGTGTGCTACTTGGCGACAGCACAATGTATTGGCTAGGACGCCTTTATGGCGTAAAAATCCTACGTTTCCGCCCAATTCGCAAAATACTCACCTTAAAACGCTTACAAATGGTGCGCGCCCAATTTGATAAATACGGCAACCGTGTTCTCTTTACCGCCCGTTTTCTGCCCGGATTAAGAGCGCCAATTTATATGGTTTCAGGTATTACCCGCCGCGTTAGTTTTATCCGCTTTGTCCTGATTGATTTTTTTGCTGCGATTATTTCTGTGCCAATTTGGGTCTATTTAGGTCATTTTGGGGCAAGTAATTTAGATTGGCTCAATGAGCAAATCAAGAAAGGACAATTTGTTATTTATGTGATTATTGCCGTCGTTGCGCTGATTGTCTTTTGGAAATGGAAACAATCCCGCCAAAACAAACAACAAGCCGAAGACTAGGAAACACTTATGATTTGTGCGATTTACAAAAGTAAGAAAAAAGCAGGAATGTATTTATACATCGCGAAAC includes the following:
- the rplY gene encoding 50S ribosomal protein L25, which codes for MSFKFNAEVRTAQGKGASRRLRHNGQIPAIVYGGNAEPVSIILSHDELNNAQVHDAFYSDVITLVIDGKEVAVKVQAMQRHPFKPKLVHIDFKRV
- a CDS encoding DedA family protein gives rise to the protein MEFLINFFTDYGYFAVLFVLIICGFGVPIPEDITLVSGGVISGLGYTNPHIMLVVSILGVLLGDSTMYWLGRLYGVKILRFRPIRKILTLKRLQMVRAQFDKYGNRVLFTARFLPGLRAPIYMVSGITRRVSFIRFVLIDFFAAIISVPIWVYLGHFGASNLDWLNEQIKKGQFVIYVIIAVVALIVFWKWKQSRQNKQQAED